The genomic interval AGATGATGCCGGCCGTCACGGTATTGTCGAGGTTGAACGGAGAACCGATCGCGATCACCCACTCGCCGACACGGATCTTGCTCGAGTCGCCGGTGCGCAGGTAAGGCAAATTGGACGCGCTTACTTTCAGCAGGGCGACGTCGGAACGGCGGTCGGAGCCGAGCACCTTGGCCTTGAACTCGCGGCGGTCGGTCAGGGTGACGGTCACTTCGTCGGCGCCTTCGACCACGTGGGCGTTGGTGAGCACATAGCCGTCGTCGGAAATGATGAAGCCGGAACCGACGCCGCGCTGGACCTCTTCTTCCTGCTGCTGCGGCTGGGGCGAGCGCCGGCGCGGAATCGGCTGGCCGAAGAAGCGGCGCAGGAATTCCTGCATCTCTTCCTCGCCCGGACCGCCCTGCCCGAGGCGCACCTTTTCGGTGGTGCGGATGTTGACGACGGCCGGCCCGGCCTTGTCGATCAGGTCGGAGAAATCGGGCAGGCCGGTCACGACCGGGGTTGGCACGGGTGCCGCCGCCAGCGCCGGGGCCGGCAGGGACAGGCCCGGGGATACACCGGCACACGCCGACAACAGGGCCGACAACACTACGCTCGCAGTTTTGCTTGTCATGGGAGTCAAGAGTCAGGGACGGGAATTGACGTTATGGTAAGCCAAAAACCGCCCGCTTGTCGCGCAGGCCGCTGGGATGGCGCGATGGATTGAATGAGCCTGCCGGATCCGAAGGGAGGGCAGCAGCCCAGCCGGCGGAGCCAGCCGCGCCTGCACAGGGCGGAGAGCACGGGCAAGGGCGAGAAATGCGCGAAACGCGCAGGGATGGGGAGACGTGGTCTCCGCATCGGCGCGCGGCGGTGCGCATCGATGCGGAGCGAAGGCGCGCGGGGCGGCAATCCGCGGCGCCGGACGCGCGAGTCAGGACGCCTGAGTCAGGACGATGGCGACGATGCGGACCAGGGCCGCCGGCGCGCCAAGCTCGGCCTCGAGGCTGCCGGCGCGCTGGCCGTGCAAGGGCTCGGCGGCAAGGCGCGCAGCCAGGCGTTCGGAAAAGCCGGGGGAAAGGTCGATCGACGCTTGCGCGCGCAGCGTATCGCCGATCCGGTGGTACACTTCCCACGCTTGCTGACCGTCATCGGTGCGCAGGGCAAGGGAAGCCAGTTCGAGGTCTTCCTTCGGCAAGGCGCCGTCGGCAAGAGCTGAAATGTGCTCGCGATTCTTTTTCTTGGTGTCCATCGGTGGTTCCATCACGGTAGCCGTGTGATCAAATATGCCCTGGTTTTAGAACGCCGACCATTCTTCCGCAGCTTGCAGCCGTCTCGCCCCCCCGCGGAGCGATATGTGATTGACGGCGTGCTTGCCGTGGAGCTGCTGTCAGGCGCTCTCAATGCGATCATCGCTACCTACCGACGTTTGTCACCCGGAAAATCGAGCAAAGGCTTCAATTTTTCTGCAATGACTTCGCGTGCGCGAAAAATCCTGCTGCGCACCGTGCCGATCGGGCACGCCATCACTTCGGAGATTTCCTCGTAGCTCAAACCCTCAATTTCTCGCAATACAATCGCTGTCCGCAATTCCAGCGGTAGCGCTTCCATCGCGGCATTGACCGTATACGCGATCTGCTTGCTTGCCAACACCGACTCAGGTGTATTAATGTCGCGCAAGCTGTCCGCATCGTCAAACGCTTCAGCACGTTCCGTATCTGCCTCGGTAGAGGTCGGTGCGCGCCTGCCCTGTGTGACGAGAAAATTCTTGGCTGTATTGATTCCAATTCGATACAGCCACGTGTAAAACGCCGATTCGCCGCGGAAGTGGCGCAATGCCCGGAATGCCTTGATAAAGGTTTCCTGCACCACGTCTTCGGCTTCGGCAGGGTCGTGCACGAGGCGCGACACCAGGCGCATCAGCCTGCGCTGATACTTTGCCACCAGTAGATCGAACGCCCGCCGGTCACCGGCCTGGACGCGTTCAACCAGCAGTTGATCACCCTCGCGTTCTGTCGTCACTGACCGTGTCCCGTTAACCGCAGCAGACCTTGGGGACTCGGACAACCCGCCCTGCGTCGGATATTCAGGAGCCAGACCTGGCGATGCGCGCCGTTTTTATTCTGACTGGCGGGCTCTGTGCCCACACCCAAACTCCTCCCGCTCGCTGGTTTCCCGAGGTGCCCCTTGTCTAAGAGTTGGCCGGCTGCAATAAGTTCAAAGTATTTCGTTCGTCGTTGCCTCAGGCCCAAGGCGCCCGCACAAGGTGCCCACCGCGACCCGCAAGGCCTGAAAATCGCCCGCCGCCAGGCTGTCGCGCAGGACCGGCACCACCCGCGTGCCACCGTGCCCATCGCCCAGCCGGAGCAACATCAGGCGCGGCCAGACCAGCGTTCCGGGCAAGAGCGTGACGACGATGCCATCGGGCGCCACCGGATCGGCTCCCATCTCCTGTTGTACCGTCAGGCGCATCGCACCGGTTCCAGATACATCAATCTGGTGCGGCTTTGTCGCGCTAACGCATCCGTACAGCAAGAACGACGCTGCAAGCAGGAAAAAGGCCGCGCACAAGCCGGGGTAAGCGATGCGCGAAAGCATCGCCGGCACGGCCACCGCGCAGGCGAACTGCAGGAGCGCGAACAGGCCGAGGCAGGCGCGCAGCTGGCGCGACGGTGCCACGTGCACGGACACGGCGATGGACATGAATGAAGGAAATACGGAAGGAAATGCGGAACGCCTGCCGGCGCGCGGGCTGCGGCAGGGTCAGGCGCCCACTCCCTTTGACAGGAGCGGGCGCGGCAGGTTCAAACCTTGGAGAAGATCAGGGTACCGTTGGTACCGCCGAAGCCGAAGGAGTTCTTCACGGCGTAGTCGATGCGCATGTCGCGGGCGGTGTTCGCCACGAAATCGAGATCGCAGGCCGGATCCTGGTTGAAGAGGTTGATGGTCGGCGGCGAGACCTGGTTCTTGATCGCCAGCACCGTGAACACCGACTCGAGGCCGCCGGCGCCGCCCAGCAGGTGGCCGGTCATCGACTTGGTCGAGTTGACGGCCAGTTTGCCGGCGTGGTCGCCGAAGGTCCGCTTGATGCCCTGCACTTCAGCCAGGTCGCCCAGTGGCGTCGAGGTACCGTGCGCGTTCACGTAGTTGACCTGGTCCGGATTGATGCCGGCATTGGCCATCGCCGAGACCATGCAACGGCTTGCGCCGCTGCCGTCTTCCATCGGCGCCGTGATGTGATTGGCATCGGCACTCATGCCGAAACCGACCAGCTCGGCGTAGATCTTCGCGCCGCGCGCCTTGGCATGCTCGTACTCTTCCAGCACCATGACACCGGCACCCTCGCCCAGCACGAAGCCGTCGCGGTCGCGGTCCCAGGGACGCGAGGCCGTTGCCGGATCTTCATTGCGCGACGACAGCGCACGTGCCGAGGCGAAACCGCCCAGGCCCAGCGGCGAAATGGTCGACTCGGCACCGCCAGCGATCATCACGTCGGCATCGCCGTATTCGATCAGGCGGCCGGCAGCGCCGATGCAGTGCAGGCCGGTGGTGCAGGCGGTGACGATGGCCAGGTTGGGACCACGCAGCCCGAACTTGATCGAGAGGTCGCCCGAGATCATGTTGATGATCGACGCCGGCACGAAGAACGGGGAAATACGGCGCGGACCGCGCTTGTCGTACTCGTCCTTCTGTTCCTCGATCCGCGGCAAGCCGCCAATCCCGGATCCGACCATCACGCCGATACGGTCGCGGTTTTCATCGGTCACTTCCAGGCCGGAGTCCTGCAGTGCCTCGATGCCTGCCGCCATGCCGAAATGGATAAACGTATCCATGTTACGGGCTTCCTTGGCGGGAATGACATCCTCGATGTTAAAGCCCTTGACCTCGCCCGCGAAGCGGGTCGAGAACGGCTCGGCATCGAACTTGGTGATATTGGCAATGCCCGACTTGCCGGCCAGCGCCGCGCTCCACGCATCGGCAATGTTATTGCCGATGGGTGAAACGCAGCCCAGTCCGGTAATGACGACGCGGCGGTTGCGTGAACGGCTCAAGCGATTCTCCCGAAAACGAAAGTCAGCTTAGGCCTTGACGTGCGCCGTGGCGTAGTCGATAGCCTGCTTGACGGTGGTGATTTTCTCGGCCTGCTCGTCAGGGATTTCCATTTCGAACTCGTCTTCCAGGGCCATCACCAGTTCGACGGTGTCCAGGGAATCGGCGCCGAGGTCGTCAACGAACGAGGACTCGATTTTGATGTCGGCTTCTGCAACACCCAGTTGCTCAGCGACGATTTTTTTAACGCGTTGTTCGATATCCGACATGTTATGGCTCCATTAGGTATGTGTTGCGGAAAGTGCGCGCATTTTATCAGGTTTGCGCGCTGAAAAACTATTTTCGGCGTCTGACGCTAATTCAGCCGAAACGTCTGTTAAAAGATGAGATTCCACCGGGAACGGATGACCTTATTCTACGATCATACCCGTCCTGTCAGCGCACCCATCAATTCACAGGTTTAATTCATGTACATGCCGCCGTTCACGTGCAGCGTGGTACCGGTGACATAAGCGGCCGTCGGGCCGGCCAGGAAGGCGACCGCATGGGCGATATCCTCGGGCTGGCCAAGGCGGCCCAGCGGAATCTGGGTCAGCAGCGCTTCGTGCTGGCCTTCGCCCAGGCCTTTGGTCATGTCGGTATCGATGAAGCCCGGAGCGACGCAGTTGACGGTGATGTTGCGGCTGCCGATCTCGCGTGCCAGCGCACGGGTCATGCCGGCCACGCCGGCCTTGGCGGCGGCATAGTTCATCTGGCCCGGGTTGCCGGACGATCCCACCACCGAGGTGATGTTGATGATGCGGCCATGTTTGGCCTTCATCATGCCGCGCAGCACCGCGCGCGACAGGCGGCCGACGGCCGTGAGGTTGGTCGCAATGACGCTGTCCCACTCCTCGTCCTTCATGCGCATGGCCAGGTTGTCCTGGGTGATGCCGGCATTGTTGACCAGGATCGAGACGCTGCCGAAAGTCTTTTGCACTTCGTCGATCAGGGCCGTGCAGCGTGCCGCGTCGGTCACGTCGAGGACCAGGCCCTGCCCGCCGAATTCGGCCAGGTAGGCGCCGATGGCTTCGGCGCCGGCGGCGCTGGTGGCGGTGCCGACGACCTTGGCGCCCTGGCGGGCCAGTTCGAGTGCGATGGCCTTGCCGATGCCGCGCGAGGCTCCGGTGACGAGGGCGACTTGGTTCTGCAGATTCATGTGATTCCTGTTCTTAACGATGACAACGGGTGGCGCTTCACGCGCCCTTGATGCTTTCA from Massilia sp. Se16.2.3 carries:
- a CDS encoding sigma-E factor negative regulatory protein, with the translated sequence MDTKKKNREHISALADGALPKEDLELASLALRTDDGQQAWEVYHRIGDTLRAQASIDLSPGFSERLAARLAAEPLHGQRAGSLEAELGAPAALVRIVAIVLTQAS
- the rpoE gene encoding RNA polymerase sigma factor RpoE, which encodes MTTEREGDQLLVERVQAGDRRAFDLLVAKYQRRLMRLVSRLVHDPAEAEDVVQETFIKAFRALRHFRGESAFYTWLYRIGINTAKNFLVTQGRRAPTSTEADTERAEAFDDADSLRDINTPESVLASKQIAYTVNAAMEALPLELRTAIVLREIEGLSYEEISEVMACPIGTVRSRIFRAREVIAEKLKPLLDFPGDKRR
- the fabG gene encoding 3-oxoacyl-ACP reductase FabG, translated to MNLQNQVALVTGASRGIGKAIALELARQGAKVVGTATSAAGAEAIGAYLAEFGGQGLVLDVTDAARCTALIDEVQKTFGSVSILVNNAGITQDNLAMRMKDEEWDSVIATNLTAVGRLSRAVLRGMMKAKHGRIINITSVVGSSGNPGQMNYAAAKAGVAGMTRALAREIGSRNITVNCVAPGFIDTDMTKGLGEGQHEALLTQIPLGRLGQPEDIAHAVAFLAGPTAAYVTGTTLHVNGGMYMN
- the acpP gene encoding acyl carrier protein, translating into MSDIEQRVKKIVAEQLGVAEADIKIESSFVDDLGADSLDTVELVMALEDEFEMEIPDEQAEKITTVKQAIDYATAHVKA
- the fabF gene encoding beta-ketoacyl-ACP synthase II, with product MSRSRNRRVVITGLGCVSPIGNNIADAWSAALAGKSGIANITKFDAEPFSTRFAGEVKGFNIEDVIPAKEARNMDTFIHFGMAAGIEALQDSGLEVTDENRDRIGVMVGSGIGGLPRIEEQKDEYDKRGPRRISPFFVPASIINMISGDLSIKFGLRGPNLAIVTACTTGLHCIGAAGRLIEYGDADVMIAGGAESTISPLGLGGFASARALSSRNEDPATASRPWDRDRDGFVLGEGAGVMVLEEYEHAKARGAKIYAELVGFGMSADANHITAPMEDGSGASRCMVSAMANAGINPDQVNYVNAHGTSTPLGDLAEVQGIKRTFGDHAGKLAVNSTKSMTGHLLGGAGGLESVFTVLAIKNQVSPPTINLFNQDPACDLDFVANTARDMRIDYAVKNSFGFGGTNGTLIFSKV